In the Candidatus Methylomirabilota bacterium genome, GCGTCGGTCAGCGCTACGCCGTGGCTGTCCCTGGTGAACAGCGTGGCGCCGAGATCCTGTTCCAGCGCCCGGATCTGCCGACTGAGCACCGGCTGCGCGATGTGCAGCTCATCGGCGGCGCGGCCGAAGTGCAACCGGTCGGCCACGGCGACGAAGTAACGCACTTTGCGCAGGTCCAGATCCACGGCGCCTCCCGCTCCGGCGATGCCCCTAGGTGGCTGGTGT is a window encoding:
- a CDS encoding LysR family transcriptional regulator; translation: MDLDLRKVRYFVAVADRLHFGRAADELHIAQPVLSRQIRALEQDLGATLFTRDSHGVALTDA